The following proteins are co-located in the Microbacterium sp. SORGH_AS_0888 genome:
- a CDS encoding class I SAM-dependent methyltransferase — MRSERPLGSYGVDAPWVPWMWIGYAILYTCLAIASVVLWSAWRPITVLLCVVALASALGAALFWYASLRGKFILWEQILRSANVCDRRNALDLGCGHGMVAIMTARRAPAMTVVGIDLWRSVDQSGNTPEAAQANARMNGVDDRVRFDTGDMTALPYESNSFDLITASLAIHNIPSREGRRDAINEAVRVLSDGGTILIADIRRTKQYAQDLRAAGLHVTTQPLGWRGWWSGPWMATTSLSAVKPPAPKRTRLSA, encoded by the coding sequence ATGAGAAGCGAAAGACCGCTAGGCAGCTACGGGGTGGACGCCCCCTGGGTTCCGTGGATGTGGATCGGCTACGCCATCCTCTACACCTGCCTTGCCATCGCATCGGTGGTCTTATGGTCTGCGTGGCGGCCCATCACAGTCCTCCTCTGCGTCGTCGCCTTAGCCTCGGCACTCGGGGCAGCGCTGTTCTGGTATGCCTCACTGCGCGGCAAATTCATCCTCTGGGAGCAGATTCTGCGGTCCGCGAACGTATGCGATCGCCGGAACGCACTCGATCTCGGGTGCGGGCACGGCATGGTCGCAATCATGACGGCACGACGAGCCCCAGCGATGACCGTCGTCGGTATCGATCTCTGGCGTAGCGTCGACCAATCCGGGAACACCCCGGAGGCCGCACAGGCGAACGCAAGGATGAACGGCGTCGATGATCGAGTCCGATTCGACACCGGAGACATGACCGCGCTGCCATACGAGTCGAACTCGTTCGACCTCATCACTGCCAGCCTCGCCATTCACAACATCCCTTCCCGAGAAGGACGCCGCGACGCAATCAACGAGGCCGTGCGAGTGCTTTCGGACGGAGGGACGATCCTCATCGCGGACATCCGACGCACGAAGCAGTACGCCCAAGACCTCCGCGCAGCGGGCCTACACGTCACAACCCAACCGCTCGGCTGGCGCGGCTGGTGGAGCGGCCCCTGGATGGCGACAACCTCACTGAGTGCAGTGAAACCACCGGCGCCGAAGAGGACCCGACTCAGCGCCTAG
- a CDS encoding transposase, producing MPAAHPVEFRRRAVALARSKEKPIAQLATDLGISESCLRRWMKIADVDEGVQEGVTSDERAELVRLRRENRVQAAEIEILRQASAYFAREVVGPKGSSR from the coding sequence ATGCCTGCAGCTCACCCGGTGGAGTTTCGTCGGAGGGCGGTCGCGCTCGCGCGGTCGAAGGAGAAGCCGATCGCGCAGCTCGCGACTGATCTCGGGATCAGCGAGTCCTGTCTGCGCCGGTGGATGAAGATCGCTGATGTCGACGAGGGCGTCCAGGAAGGCGTGACCTCGGACGAGCGCGCCGAGCTGGTTCGCTTGCGTCGCGAGAACCGGGTTCAAGCTGCGGAGATCGAGATCCTTCGGCAGGCGTCAGCGTATTTCGCTCGGGAGGTGGTCGGCCCAAAAGGGTCTTCCCGGTGA
- a CDS encoding IS3 family transposase produces MIDRLVTTGIDASLACRVLRVSRSGYYAWKKRPPSHRSRTDADLTVTIVRIHRDSRTSYGARRVHAELRLGLQIRCGKKRVARLMRLAGIAGISHRRKRGKVRPLPAPHEDLVKRQFVADGPDKLWVTDITEHPTRTGKVYCAAVVDVFSRRVVGWAIADHIRAELVVDALDMARWRRNPEPGTVVHSDRGSQYTSWVFGHRLRQAGLLGSMGRVASSVDNGLMESFWSTMQRELLDQHVWQSRDELGQAIFEWIEAWYNPKRRHSGIGDVSPLEFENTHHAAIAA; encoded by the coding sequence GTGATCGACCGCCTCGTCACCACCGGGATCGATGCGTCCCTGGCCTGTCGGGTACTGCGGGTCTCTCGTTCCGGGTATTACGCGTGGAAGAAGCGACCGCCCTCGCATCGTTCTCGAACGGATGCGGACCTGACGGTCACGATCGTCCGCATTCACCGCGACTCCCGAACCAGCTACGGTGCGAGGCGGGTGCATGCGGAGTTGCGGCTCGGGTTGCAGATCCGATGCGGGAAGAAGCGGGTGGCTCGGCTGATGCGCCTGGCCGGGATCGCGGGGATCAGTCACCGTCGCAAACGTGGCAAGGTCCGCCCGCTGCCGGCGCCGCATGAGGATCTCGTGAAACGTCAGTTTGTCGCGGACGGCCCGGACAAACTCTGGGTCACCGATATCACGGAACATCCGACGCGGACCGGGAAGGTCTACTGCGCGGCCGTCGTAGACGTCTTCTCCCGTCGCGTTGTTGGGTGGGCGATCGCCGATCACATCCGCGCGGAGCTCGTTGTCGACGCCCTCGACATGGCTCGGTGGCGGCGGAACCCGGAGCCGGGAACCGTGGTGCATTCGGACCGCGGATCCCAATACACGTCCTGGGTGTTCGGGCATCGGCTCCGCCAAGCTGGACTGCTCGGATCGATGGGCAGGGTCGCGTCCAGCGTCGACAACGGACTCATGGAGTCGTTCTGGTCCACGATGCAACGCGAACTCCTCGACCAGCACGTCTGGCAGAGCCGAGACGAGCTCGGGCAAGCGATCTTCGAATGGATCGAGGCCTGGTACAACCCGAAACGCCGCCACTCCGGCATCGGCGACGTCTCACCGCTCGAGTTCGAGAACACCCATCACGCCGCCATCGCGGCATAA
- a CDS encoding helix-turn-helix domain-containing protein, with protein sequence MSWSRVTSKWATSLMWAVNSASRGRQSAHISLLAAIETVRRMSEADISTAAALYREGRSAAAIGRKLGFDPQTVLNGLRSAGVPIRPRPGRNRNSRRG encoded by the coding sequence ATGAGCTGGTCGCGCGTTACCTCGAAGTGGGCAACGTCGCTGATGTGGGCCGTCAATTCGGCGTCACGCGGCAGACAGTCGGCTCACATCTCGCTTCTCGCGGCAATTGAAACCGTCCGTCGGATGAGCGAGGCGGATATCTCGACTGCCGCTGCCCTGTATCGCGAAGGGCGTTCTGCCGCGGCCATAGGACGCAAGCTCGGGTTCGACCCGCAGACCGTGCTGAACGGACTGCGAAGCGCTGGCGTTCCCATACGCCCGCGCCCAGGACGAAACCGAAACAGCAGGCGCGGTTGA
- a CDS encoding helix-turn-helix domain-containing protein — translation MRLALTSAICAQETDVVDLLHAYSKHCDGRGPAELAVQAAQSRRVRSVTQRSGTARQLRAAQVDDLVAHYQEVRNVAEVARHFGVTRQTVGAHLASRGIQTVRRMSEADISTAAALYREGRSAAIIGRRLGFDPQTVLNGLRSVEVPIRARPGRDRQGPR, via the coding sequence GTGAGGTTGGCACTTACAAGTGCGATCTGTGCTCAAGAGACCGATGTGGTGGACCTACTGCACGCCTACTCCAAACATTGCGACGGCCGCGGTCCGGCAGAGCTGGCGGTGCAAGCAGCGCAGTCCCGCAGAGTACGATCCGTTACGCAGCGGAGTGGTACTGCTCGCCAGCTACGCGCTGCGCAGGTAGATGACCTGGTCGCTCACTACCAGGAAGTGCGCAACGTGGCCGAGGTAGCACGACACTTCGGTGTCACACGGCAGACCGTCGGTGCGCATCTCGCCTCGCGCGGAATCCAGACCGTTCGCCGGATGAGCGAGGCGGATATCTCGACCGCGGCGGCGCTGTATCGCGAAGGACGTTCGGCCGCGATCATCGGACGCAGACTCGGGTTCGACCCGCAGACCGTGCTCAACGGACTGCGAAGCGTTGAGGTTCCGATCCGCGCGCGTCCCGGGCGCGACCGCCAAGGACCACGCTGA
- a CDS encoding FAD-dependent oxidoreductase: protein MLISGASIAGPTLAYWLARGGWDVTILERAETLRTGGQNIDVRGAGREVARRMGLEPAIRACTTGEVGTQFLDRAGRAVASFPAGTDDSGGATAELEILRGELSRLLFEATRDDVRYRFGTSVTSIDDRDRAALVATDDGTEAEYDVVVIAEGMRSRTRRLAFPGVSPVVYKGMYTAYATIPRIDSDIDWWRWYSATGGRSITLRPDNLGTTRATLSFPDREPELDRQNDGAVRALLHRVFNDAGWQARRVLDEIDRDADLYFDHVGQVKLDAWHRGRTVLVGDAAYCASPLSGMGTSLALTGAYVLAGELNTGSGVEGAFAAYEALMRPYVDKAQDLPPGTPRLANPRTRLGIAAFHTVLRAAGTAAGRRITSGLFRPPADQMELPMY from the coding sequence GTGCTCATCAGCGGTGCCAGCATCGCTGGCCCGACCCTCGCCTACTGGCTGGCCCGCGGCGGATGGGACGTGACAATTCTCGAACGTGCTGAGACGTTGCGGACAGGTGGACAGAACATCGACGTGCGCGGTGCGGGCCGGGAAGTGGCGCGGCGAATGGGTCTCGAACCCGCGATCCGCGCGTGCACCACAGGCGAAGTCGGCACGCAGTTCCTCGACCGCGCGGGGCGAGCTGTCGCGAGTTTTCCTGCCGGAACGGATGACTCGGGTGGGGCCACAGCTGAGCTCGAGATCCTGCGGGGTGAGTTGTCGAGGCTCCTCTTCGAGGCCACCCGCGATGACGTCAGGTATCGATTCGGCACGTCGGTGACGAGCATTGACGACCGTGATCGCGCCGCCCTCGTCGCCACCGACGATGGCACCGAGGCGGAGTACGACGTGGTCGTCATTGCCGAGGGAATGCGGTCGCGTACAAGGCGGCTCGCTTTCCCCGGCGTTTCGCCCGTCGTCTACAAGGGCATGTATACCGCCTACGCGACGATCCCCAGAATCGACTCCGACATCGATTGGTGGAGGTGGTACTCGGCGACCGGTGGCCGCAGCATCACCCTCCGTCCGGACAATCTGGGAACCACGCGGGCCACGCTGTCCTTTCCCGATCGCGAGCCGGAACTCGACCGTCAGAACGACGGCGCTGTGCGTGCGCTCCTGCATCGCGTGTTCAATGATGCGGGCTGGCAGGCGCGGCGCGTCCTCGACGAGATCGATCGGGATGCTGACTTGTACTTCGACCATGTCGGGCAGGTCAAGCTGGATGCCTGGCATCGCGGTCGCACGGTGCTCGTCGGAGACGCCGCCTATTGTGCGTCGCCCCTCAGTGGAATGGGCACGAGCCTCGCCCTGACGGGAGCATACGTGCTTGCAGGCGAGCTGAACACGGGTTCCGGTGTGGAGGGCGCGTTCGCCGCCTATGAGGCGCTCATGCGACCCTACGTCGACAAGGCTCAGGATCTTCCGCCGGGCACTCCTCGGTTGGCCAACCCCCGGACGCGACTCGGCATCGCAGCGTTTCACACCGTTCTCCGTGCCGCGGGGACGGCCGCGGGCCGCCGGATCACCTCGGGTCTCTTCCGGCCGCCGGCGGATCAGATGGAGCTTCCGATGTACTGA
- a CDS encoding MerR family transcriptional regulator — translation MRIGELAERSGVTTKAVRYYERLGLIGPNRLPNGYRDYDESHVRVVIEIRELAATGITARQAAPFVECLRLGHDHGDDCVSSLAAYRDGIAEIDRIIATLRARRAQLAERLHESASRTFTKEQPMSDDGTLPKDLPIPADDGAAAHLPGLALPALTLPTADGDQVDLGELTPGRTVIYLYPLTGRPDADLPDGWDSIPGARGCTTEACDFRDHHDDLRNAGVNAVYGLSSQDVDYQAEVVGRLRLPFTMLSDERFRLADALDLPTFRAPGRDRLYSRLTLIVRDGRIEHVFYPIFPPNTHAQQVLTWLIQNPA, via the coding sequence ATGCGGATCGGTGAGCTGGCGGAGCGCTCGGGCGTGACGACGAAGGCCGTGCGTTACTACGAGAGGCTGGGGCTGATCGGGCCGAACCGGCTCCCGAACGGCTACCGCGACTACGACGAGAGCCACGTGCGCGTAGTGATCGAGATCCGCGAGCTCGCGGCAACCGGGATCACTGCCCGACAGGCGGCGCCGTTCGTGGAGTGCCTGAGGCTCGGTCACGATCATGGCGACGACTGCGTGTCGTCGCTGGCTGCCTACCGCGACGGCATCGCCGAGATCGACCGGATCATCGCCACCCTCCGTGCCAGGCGAGCGCAACTCGCCGAGCGCCTCCACGAGAGCGCATCTCGCACATTCACGAAGGAGCAGCCGATGAGCGACGACGGCACCTTGCCCAAAGACCTCCCCATCCCCGCCGACGACGGAGCCGCGGCCCACCTGCCCGGACTCGCTCTGCCCGCTCTGACCCTGCCGACCGCCGACGGCGACCAGGTGGATCTGGGCGAGCTCACACCGGGGCGGACGGTGATCTATCTCTACCCGCTCACGGGGCGACCGGATGCGGACCTGCCCGACGGCTGGGACTCGATCCCGGGCGCACGTGGCTGCACCACCGAGGCCTGCGACTTTCGCGACCACCACGACGACCTCCGCAACGCGGGCGTGAACGCCGTCTACGGACTCTCCAGCCAGGACGTCGACTACCAGGCAGAGGTCGTCGGTCGGCTCCGGCTGCCGTTCACGATGCTCTCCGACGAGCGCTTCCGCCTCGCCGACGCCTTGGATCTGCCCACCTTCCGGGCTCCAGGGCGGGACCGGCTCTACTCCCGGCTGACTCTGATCGTCCGAGACGGACGCATCGAGCACGTCTTCTACCCGATCTTCCCGCCCAACACCCACGCACAGCAGGTCCTGACCTGGCTCATCCAGAACCCGGCGTGA
- a CDS encoding DHA2 family efflux MFS transporter permease subunit, with protein sequence MAFSDNARRWIGLVAVALGVALIVVDTTIVNVITPSVIDELGIDSSQAQWIQESYAIVFAALLLVVGRISDLRGAKSVFLLGVVIFGVTSLLAGLAPTGEVLISARFLQGIGAAAILPTSLALLNAAFTGPARGKAFAVWGSTIGAATALGPVLGGWLSEHASWRWAFGINIPLTLLILVIGAVFLVQPTRSRGTVDGVSAALSIVGLGLLAFGLVEGRIYGWLFSEEPLTVVGWTWDSGLSPAFVAIVTAVVVMGLFVRRQVVVSRGSTRHQPLMDTRLFSIASFRNGNVATLIIGLGEFGIIAVLPLWLQFTLGYTPLQAGLALVPIAVGSFVASGMSFPLSGRVSALTFVRIGLILEVIGLIGLGAVAAFTNASWWTIALVLFFYGVGVGFATAQVTNVVLADVPTDEGGQSSGIQSTFRQLGSALGIAALTTVFFSTLGTTLQEKLEDTGLAAKDAKDFADAVTDSAGASIDPIGQVPGLEYVADLARESMTHAVAFGSALAAGFLVIGVIATLLIPQRRAVSGSPAHNVAGHEAVEGAK encoded by the coding sequence ATGGCGTTCTCAGACAACGCGCGCCGGTGGATCGGACTGGTCGCCGTGGCCCTCGGGGTCGCGCTCATCGTCGTCGACACGACGATCGTGAACGTGATCACACCATCCGTGATCGACGAGTTGGGCATCGACTCCAGTCAGGCGCAGTGGATCCAAGAGTCTTACGCGATCGTCTTCGCCGCCCTGTTGCTCGTCGTCGGCCGCATCTCAGACCTGCGCGGAGCGAAGAGCGTGTTCCTTCTCGGGGTCGTCATCTTCGGGGTGACGAGCCTTCTGGCCGGCCTCGCCCCCACGGGAGAGGTCCTCATCTCTGCCCGGTTCCTGCAGGGAATCGGCGCCGCGGCCATCCTGCCGACATCACTAGCCCTCCTCAATGCCGCGTTCACCGGACCCGCGCGCGGCAAGGCGTTCGCGGTGTGGGGCTCGACGATCGGCGCGGCGACCGCGCTCGGCCCGGTGCTGGGCGGGTGGCTCTCCGAACACGCTTCGTGGCGGTGGGCATTCGGGATCAACATCCCTCTGACGTTGCTGATCCTCGTCATCGGTGCGGTGTTCCTGGTACAGCCGACACGTTCTCGCGGAACCGTCGACGGGGTGAGCGCAGCCCTGTCGATCGTCGGGCTCGGACTGCTCGCCTTCGGGCTGGTCGAAGGACGCATCTACGGCTGGCTGTTCAGCGAAGAGCCGCTCACGGTTGTGGGGTGGACGTGGGACTCTGGTCTGTCGCCCGCGTTTGTCGCCATCGTGACCGCTGTCGTGGTGATGGGCCTTTTCGTGCGGCGCCAGGTCGTGGTGAGCCGTGGTTCCACCCGGCACCAGCCACTCATGGATACTCGGCTCTTCTCGATCGCGTCGTTCCGCAACGGCAACGTCGCCACCCTCATCATCGGCCTGGGCGAGTTCGGCATCATCGCGGTGCTTCCGCTTTGGCTGCAGTTCACGCTCGGATACACGCCACTACAGGCGGGTCTGGCGCTTGTTCCCATCGCGGTGGGTAGCTTCGTCGCTAGTGGCATGAGCTTCCCGCTGTCCGGTCGGGTCAGCGCGCTCACCTTCGTGCGCATCGGCCTGATCCTCGAGGTCATCGGCCTGATCGGGCTCGGAGCCGTCGCGGCATTCACAAATGCCTCATGGTGGACCATCGCTCTCGTACTGTTCTTCTACGGAGTAGGAGTCGGCTTCGCGACCGCCCAGGTGACGAACGTCGTGCTCGCCGATGTTCCGACTGACGAAGGTGGTCAGAGCTCAGGCATCCAGAGCACCTTCCGTCAGCTCGGATCGGCCCTCGGTATCGCGGCGTTGACGACCGTGTTCTTCTCCACGCTCGGCACCACCCTGCAGGAGAAGCTGGAAGACACCGGTCTTGCTGCGAAAGACGCCAAGGACTTCGCGGATGCCGTGACCGACAGCGCCGGCGCGTCGATCGATCCGATCGGTCAGGTACCCGGGCTCGAGTACGTGGCAGACCTCGCGCGGGAGTCGATGACCCATGCTGTGGCATTCGGATCCGCACTCGCTGCCGGCTTCCTCGTCATCGGAGTCATCGCCACCCTCCTCATTCCACAGCGGCGTGCTGTGTCAGGATCGCCGGCGCACAACGTGGCGGGACACGAAGCTGTCGAGGGCGCGAAGTGA
- a CDS encoding TetR/AcrR family transcriptional regulator, with protein sequence MSREEIVRAAIEILEESGETGLTFRMLSERLRSGSGAIYWHVSNRNELLDLACEQVLANVATANDQKPIRELEAIRSIALSLFDNLDRHPWVGARLPKSPGLHGTLRVLDRIGGLLDSYGVPAKRQFYVATAIVTYVMGVAAQMADNAQSVTPGQTQDEWLMEQSKRWEELDAERYPFLHATASDFRHHDDRSQFTVGLDLILLGIQRDVDSPGR encoded by the coding sequence TTGTCGAGGGAGGAGATCGTGCGTGCGGCAATCGAGATCCTCGAAGAGTCCGGCGAAACGGGGCTAACCTTTCGAATGCTCTCAGAACGGTTGCGTAGCGGGTCGGGCGCGATCTACTGGCATGTCTCGAATCGGAACGAACTTCTCGACCTCGCCTGCGAGCAGGTGCTCGCGAACGTCGCCACGGCAAACGACCAGAAGCCCATACGGGAGCTTGAGGCCATCCGCAGCATCGCGCTGTCGCTCTTCGATAACCTTGACCGCCACCCCTGGGTGGGTGCACGACTCCCCAAGAGTCCCGGGCTCCACGGAACACTGAGAGTGCTGGACCGGATTGGCGGACTCCTCGACTCCTACGGCGTCCCGGCCAAACGCCAGTTTTACGTTGCAACGGCAATCGTCACCTACGTGATGGGAGTGGCCGCACAAATGGCCGACAACGCCCAGTCGGTGACTCCCGGGCAGACGCAGGACGAGTGGCTCATGGAACAGTCCAAACGATGGGAAGAGCTTGACGCCGAGCGGTACCCGTTCCTTCACGCCACCGCGTCGGACTTCCGTCACCATGACGACCGAAGCCAGTTCACCGTCGGATTGGACTTGATCCTGCTGGGAATCCAGAGAGACGTCGATTCCCCCGGGCGGTGA
- a CDS encoding MarR family winged helix-turn-helix transcriptional regulator, with product MSAQPHDEPRAEAETVNEALRTYGAAYAQVGRAFAAREDLHSTDAAAMIEILAAEDAGEPLSPAKLSERIGLSFGATSTLLNRLEAVGHITRSRTHSDRRIVTLHSTPGVQELADAFFDPLGERLARKMSERSPEFLLEFAQLLTELRLEMLDYITSDEAVEP from the coding sequence GTGAGCGCGCAACCACACGACGAGCCGCGCGCTGAAGCGGAGACCGTGAACGAGGCGTTGCGTACATATGGAGCCGCGTACGCTCAGGTCGGCCGAGCGTTCGCCGCGCGTGAGGATCTGCACTCCACCGACGCGGCGGCAATGATCGAGATCCTCGCCGCCGAAGATGCGGGTGAACCCCTCTCGCCCGCGAAGCTCAGCGAGCGAATTGGTTTGAGTTTCGGTGCAACCTCCACCCTCCTCAACCGCCTCGAGGCCGTTGGGCACATCACACGATCTCGCACGCACTCGGATCGCCGCATAGTGACGCTGCACTCCACCCCGGGAGTTCAAGAACTGGCCGACGCCTTCTTCGATCCACTCGGAGAGCGTCTCGCGCGGAAAATGTCCGAACGCAGCCCCGAGTTCCTTCTGGAGTTCGCCCAACTCCTGACGGAACTCCGCCTCGAAATGCTGGACTACATCACCTCAGACGAAGCGGTCGAACCCTGA
- a CDS encoding MFS transporter has translation MEQRSNSQQHPNAGTRPQSLRAAGLALTGLAAVFLIEMLDTSVLNVALPTIAKDLAASASELQWVSGAYALMFGALMLVFGSIADRFGRRRMMLIGLALFGVSSAAVLFVSTPEELVLLRALTGVAAAMTAPGSMALSFRLFDDDALRVRATALISTVGLVGLAVGPTIGGLVLEVAPWQTLLLMNVPIAVLAFLGIRLGIRADRPDELRLVPIDVLGAILGTAAIVLALLTPTMLLDAIPGAWAVGVAAVVALAAFVVRQRRASHPLIDMALLRRRPVSTGLIYQAALGLATAGLGYTVTLQLQLVWGWPPALAALGVLPQVITMIAIGPFVERIVKTFGIDKSALFGSCAVITGLLLYALFARLSYVLIAIAMMLVAAGMRVTMITTTINVMRGLPSDRTSIGAAFNDTAQELAAGIGIAIVGLVVAASTSGPLIAEGWTSTQSITLENAITLGVLTLTTTAFTLLAVALVRARRSRAEAAH, from the coding sequence ATGGAACAGCGATCCAATTCACAGCAGCACCCGAACGCGGGCACCCGCCCGCAGTCGCTTCGCGCTGCGGGGCTTGCCCTCACGGGTCTTGCGGCAGTGTTCCTCATCGAAATGCTCGACACCTCGGTGCTGAACGTCGCACTGCCGACGATCGCGAAGGATCTGGCAGCCTCCGCATCAGAATTGCAGTGGGTGAGCGGCGCCTATGCGTTGATGTTCGGCGCACTGATGCTCGTCTTCGGATCCATCGCTGATCGATTCGGTCGCCGCCGCATGATGCTCATCGGCCTCGCGCTGTTCGGCGTGTCAAGCGCGGCAGTCTTGTTCGTGTCGACTCCCGAGGAACTGGTCCTTCTTAGGGCGCTGACCGGTGTCGCCGCGGCCATGACCGCCCCCGGTTCGATGGCGTTGTCGTTTCGACTCTTCGATGACGATGCACTCCGCGTGCGGGCGACCGCCCTGATCTCCACGGTCGGACTCGTCGGCCTCGCAGTCGGACCGACAATCGGCGGGCTGGTTCTCGAGGTCGCTCCTTGGCAGACGCTCTTGTTGATGAACGTCCCCATCGCTGTACTGGCTTTTCTCGGGATTCGTCTCGGGATCCGCGCCGACCGTCCGGATGAGCTGCGCCTTGTTCCCATCGATGTGCTCGGGGCTATCTTGGGCACTGCCGCGATTGTCCTCGCGCTACTCACCCCCACGATGCTCCTCGACGCGATTCCAGGTGCATGGGCGGTCGGCGTGGCAGCCGTGGTCGCCCTCGCTGCCTTCGTCGTCCGTCAGCGCCGAGCGTCGCACCCGCTCATCGACATGGCGCTACTCCGACGCCGCCCCGTCTCGACGGGATTGATTTATCAAGCGGCGCTCGGACTCGCGACCGCCGGCCTCGGCTACACCGTCACCCTGCAACTGCAGCTCGTGTGGGGATGGCCACCTGCACTCGCCGCACTCGGTGTGCTTCCGCAAGTTATCACCATGATCGCGATCGGACCCTTCGTCGAACGAATCGTCAAGACATTCGGCATCGACAAATCCGCGCTCTTCGGCTCCTGCGCGGTCATCACCGGGCTCCTGCTCTACGCCCTCTTCGCGCGCTTGAGCTATGTCCTCATTGCCATCGCGATGATGCTCGTCGCCGCAGGCATGCGCGTGACCATGATCACTACGACAATCAACGTCATGCGCGGCCTCCCCTCCGACCGCACATCAATCGGCGCCGCATTCAACGACACCGCACAAGAACTCGCCGCCGGAATCGGCATCGCCATCGTCGGCTTGGTCGTCGCAGCATCAACCAGCGGCCCCCTCATCGCAGAGGGATGGACATCGACGCAATCGATCACTCTTGAGAACGCGATCACCCTTGGCGTCCTGACATTGACGACGACCGCGTTCACGCTTCTCGCCGTTGCTCTCGTCAGAGCGCGTCGTAGCCGCGCCGAGGCAGCACACTGA